Part of the Silvimonas iriomotensis genome, ATACGCTGAATTCTGGCGTGCGCTTAATCGTGGCCAGTTCATGTCGGGGCAATTCAAGCGTGTGGCCCGCAATGGCGCACCGCTGTGGATGGAGGCCACTTACAACCCCATCTTCAATAGCGACAACCAGCCCTACAAAGTCATCAAGTTTGCCAACGACATTACCCTGCGCATGCTGCAGCAAGAAGCCGATGCGCAAAACGCCCGCCACGCTTATACGATCAGCGAAGAAACCGACGTGGTGTCTGAACAGGGCAAACAGGTTATCCACCGCGCCGCGCAGGAAATGCACGAGATCGCCAATACCGTGCAGTCGGCTTCGAAAATGATTGAGGATCTGGGCGCCAAATCATCCCAGATTGGCAGCATTGTCAGCACGATCAAAGAGATTGCGGATCAGACCAATCTGCTGGCACTCAATGCCGCCATCGAAGCCGCGCGGGCTGGTGAACAAGGCCGCGGCTTTGCCGTGGTGGCCGATGAAGTCCGCAAACTGGCCGAGCGCACCGGGGTCTCCACGACCGAAATCGCCGGCATGACCGGCAAAATCCAGGAAGGCACCCGTTCGGCCATTGAAAGCATGGGCATTTGCGTCACTCAGGCCAACGACGGGGTAAACCTGGCGCGCCAGGCGGGCGATGCCATTACCCGGATCAGCGAGAGTTCCAAACAGGTTGTGCGGGTGATCGGGGAGTTTTCTGCGGTGAAGTCCACCGCGTAACCTGGCGAGCCGCGTTCAAAAAACAAAGGGCCTTTCGGGGCCCTTTGTTTTTACGAATCCACCCGCTGTATCAGTTAGCCGGGCTGATCAGGCCGGTACTCACCGCGTATTGATAAAGATCGTAATCAGACACCAGCCCCAGCTTGCGCATGGCGACGACTTTCTGGGTGCTGATGGTCTTGGAGCTACGGTTACAGATACGGGCGATTTCCACCACCGGCAGACCGGTTGCGCACATGCGCAGTACCTCGGTTTCCCGCTTGGATAACAAGTGTTCACGCGTGGTGGAACCCATGGTGGCCAGCAGCGCCTTGACCGAGGCCGGAATATAACTGCCGTTGCGGTGAACGGCGTGAATGGCCGGGTTGACGTGCGCCAGCCGGTCCGCCTTGTTGATCACCGCACGAATGCCGGCTTTCTGGATGGTATGGATCAGCGCCGGATTATCCAGCATGGTCATGACCACCAGCTGGACTTGCGGGTAGCGCCGCTGCAGCATTTGCAGCATGGGCAGCCCGTCGCCGAATTTGCCGCCTGGCATGGCGTAGTCGGTGACGATCACGTTGCACTGGTGTTTTTCAAGCATGGGAAACAGCTCGGTAGAACTGGCCGCCTCGCCCAGAAGTTGCAGTTCCGCGTCTTTCTGGATTTCCCCCACAATGCCGGCGCGCACGACAGGATGGTCGTCAGCCACGATGACAGTAATCATTTTGCAGATGTCCTTGCTCAGGTGGCGCCAACAAAATGAAGAGGTCCACCGGTTAATCAGAATGCGCTATCAAATAACGCTCTTTCACTGACACCGATTCTAGGGAACCGCTTATAAAAAGTTTTTAGGGCGAAACCTAAATTGAAAGGCGAATTTGTTGAATAGTTACAAGCCTGGTGCATCGACATCCAGACCCGCGCTTTGCTGAAAAAAAACAGGCCGCATCCATCAAACCGTTACGGCAACACCAAAGCAGAATCAGCCCAGGATGATTGCCCCGGCGCACCCGGCATGAACAGCCATTTTTGCAAATGGGCTGGCGCCAATTTGATCCCGCTTACGTGCATTACCCATAAAAAAAGGCGCGGTCTCCCGCGCCTTGTCAGTGCTGACTACCAGCGGCTGTTTTATCTGACCGCACTACGGCGGGCAAACAGCCATTTTTCTGCTTCGATCAAGCCAAAGATGATGCCGCCAATGCCCAGCGACATGAGCCAGTACGAGGCCGGCAGCGGTGCCGTACCAAAAATGCGGTTCATGGTGGGTGAGTAAATGATGGCGTACTGCAGCGCTGCCAGAATGCCGGTGGTGATCCAGAGCGCGGAGTTCTGGAACATGCGCAGATTCAGCGAGAAGCCGGTCTGCTCACGGCAGTTGAACATGTACACCCATTGCAGGGTTACCAGGAGTTGCAGCACGGCGGTGCGGATGAAGGCTTCATCCAGCCCTTGCGCAATCAGCGTGGCTTCCAGCCAGTACGCGCCACCCGCGATCAAGGCACCGACCATGCCAATCCGCCACAGGCCGTGCATATCCAGGATATTGGCACCGGTCTTGCGCGGTGGCCGCTGCATCAGGCCGGCTTCGGCTGGCTCAAACGCCAGGCCAAAGGCCAGCGTGGTCGAAGTGGCCATGTTCATCCACAAAATCTGCAACGGCGTGAGCGGAATGGTCGCGCCGGCCAGCAAGGCCACCACAATGATCAGGCCCTGCGCCAGGTTGGTGGGCAGCACAAACAGGATGGTCTTCTTCAGGTTGTCGTACAGCCGGCGCCCTTCGGTGACCGCAGCGGCAATGGTGGAGAAGTTGTCATCAGCCAGCACCATGTCTGCGGCTTCCTTGGTCACCTCGGTGCCCTTGATGCCCATGGCAATGCCGACATTGGCCTGCTTGAGCGCCGGGGCATCGTTCACCCCGTCGCCCGTCATCCCCACCACATGCCCTTGCGCTTGCAGCGCTTTTACCAGACGCAGCTTGTGCGCGGGGCTGGTGCGGGCAAACACGTCGTACTCGCCACTGGCGGTGCTCAGTT contains:
- a CDS encoding response regulator — encoded protein: MITVIVADDHPVVRAGIVGEIQKDAELQLLGEAASSTELFPMLEKHQCNVIVTDYAMPGGKFGDGLPMLQMLQRRYPQVQLVVMTMLDNPALIHTIQKAGIRAVINKADRLAHVNPAIHAVHRNGSYIPASVKALLATMGSTTREHLLSKRETEVLRMCATGLPVVEIARICNRSSKTISTQKVVAMRKLGLVSDYDLYQYAVSTGLISPAN
- a CDS encoding methyl-accepting chemotaxis protein, which codes for MFNASLKQKVRQQAQQLKEQDALLSALNRSTALIEFAPDGTILDANENFSKTTGYRRDELVGKHHRLLCDSQFAASPEYADFWRRLAQGEYFGGNYKRIGKNGQRLWLEATYNPVFDEQRRVVKVIKFAHDITRQVEDSLAQHNMLEAIDRSMAIIEFNLDGTIITANQNFLQATGYRLDEIKGQHHRMFCEPDYRNSQEYAEFWRALNRGQFMSGQFKRVARNGAPLWMEATYNPIFNSDNQPYKVIKFANDITLRMLQQEADAQNARHAYTISEETDVVSEQGKQVIHRAAQEMHEIANTVQSASKMIEDLGAKSSQIGSIVSTIKEIADQTNLLALNAAIEAARAGEQGRGFAVVADEVRKLAERTGVSTTEIAGMTGKIQEGTRSAIESMGICVTQANDGVNLARQAGDAITRISESSKQVVRVIGEFSAVKSTA